In one Cupriavidus taiwanensis genomic region, the following are encoded:
- a CDS encoding tripartite tricarboxylate transporter permease, with translation METLNMLMHGFAVAITPINLMWALVGCFLGTAIGVLPGIGPALTVAMLLPLTAKVEPTAALIMFAGIYYGAMYGGSTTSILMNTPGESSTMVTAMEGNLMAKNGRAGPALATAAIGSFVAGTIATVLLSLFAPVAADVALQFGPGEYFMIMLLAFTTVSAVLGSSLLRGMTALFLGLGIGLIGMDSLSGQTRYSMNVQELYDGIDIVVVAVGLFAVGEALFNAFFPQPPSTYNKLSSTHMNRSDWKRSLPAWIRGTFIGFPFGLIPAGGAEIPTFLSYATEKKLSDHKEEFGKVGAIEGVAGPEAANNSAVTATLAPLLTLGIPTSNTTAILLAAFQNYNLQPGPMLFQTSGDLVWGLLASLYIGNVMLLVLNLPAIGLWVRMLRVPTPLLYGGILIFAGLGAYGIRQSWFDLLLLFAIGLLGMVMRRFDFPTAPVIVGMILGPMAEKQLRNALSIGQGDWSLFLRQPISASILALTVAVVVIPRLLRWHAGRNSAHAQADNAA, from the coding sequence ATGGAAACCCTGAACATGCTGATGCACGGCTTTGCCGTCGCGATCACGCCGATCAACCTGATGTGGGCCCTGGTGGGCTGCTTCCTCGGCACCGCCATCGGCGTGCTGCCCGGCATCGGCCCCGCGCTGACGGTGGCGATGCTGCTGCCGCTGACCGCCAAGGTCGAGCCCACCGCGGCGCTGATCATGTTCGCCGGCATCTACTACGGCGCGATGTACGGCGGCTCGACCACCTCGATCCTGATGAACACGCCGGGCGAGTCCTCCACCATGGTCACCGCCATGGAAGGCAACCTGATGGCCAAGAACGGCCGCGCCGGCCCGGCCCTGGCCACCGCGGCGATCGGCTCGTTCGTGGCCGGCACCATCGCCACCGTGCTGCTGTCGCTGTTCGCGCCGGTGGCGGCCGACGTGGCGCTGCAGTTCGGCCCCGGCGAGTACTTCATGATCATGCTGCTGGCCTTCACCACGGTCTCGGCGGTGCTGGGCTCGTCGCTGCTGCGCGGCATGACCGCGCTGTTCCTGGGCCTGGGCATCGGCCTGATCGGCATGGACTCGCTGTCGGGACAGACCCGCTATTCGATGAACGTGCAGGAGCTGTACGACGGCATCGACATCGTGGTGGTCGCCGTGGGCCTGTTCGCGGTGGGCGAGGCGCTGTTCAACGCGTTCTTCCCGCAGCCGCCCAGCACCTACAACAAGCTCAGCTCGACCCACATGAACCGGTCGGACTGGAAGCGTTCGCTGCCGGCGTGGATCCGCGGCACCTTCATCGGCTTCCCGTTCGGCCTGATCCCCGCGGGCGGCGCGGAGATCCCGACCTTCCTGTCGTACGCGACCGAGAAGAAGCTGTCGGACCACAAGGAAGAGTTCGGCAAGGTCGGCGCGATCGAAGGCGTGGCCGGCCCCGAGGCCGCCAACAACTCGGCCGTGACCGCGACGCTGGCGCCGCTGCTGACGCTGGGCATCCCGACCTCCAACACCACCGCGATCCTGCTGGCCGCGTTCCAGAACTACAACCTGCAGCCGGGCCCGATGCTGTTCCAGACCTCGGGCGACCTGGTATGGGGCCTGCTGGCGTCGCTGTATATCGGCAACGTCATGCTGCTGGTGCTGAACCTGCCCGCGATCGGCCTGTGGGTGCGCATGCTGCGCGTGCCAACGCCGCTGCTGTACGGCGGCATCCTGATCTTCGCCGGGCTGGGCGCGTACGGCATCCGCCAGTCGTGGTTCGACCTGCTGCTGCTGTTCGCAATCGGCCTGCTCGGCATGGTGATGCGCCGCTTCGACTTCCCCACCGCGCCGGTGATCGTCGGCATGATCCTCGGGCCGATGGCGGAGAAGCAGCTGCGCAATGCGCTGTCGATCGGCCAGGGCGACTGGAGCCTGTTCCTGCGCCAGCCGATCTCGGCCTCGATCCTGGCGCTGACCGTGGCGGTGGTGGTGATCCCGCGCCTGCTGCGCTGGCACGCCGGGCGTAACAGCGCGCATGCGCAGGCTGACAATGCCGCATAA
- a CDS encoding AbrB family transcriptional regulator has translation MPLAANRWLSALPTLALGLAAALLCTFLHTPLPWMIGPLLAVAAARMAGADLRAPAQARNAGQWVIGASLGLYFTPDVVARLVEYLPYIVASSLFALALGAGGALLLRRATGVAFKTAFFSTAIGGASEMANLAERNGARIDQVAAAHSLRVLMVVVMVPAIFQYGGIHGLDPYIPGPRVVSAPGLVALVAITLGVALLVKRLNMPNPFVIGTLLAAAVLTACGIELSAIPTWMSRAGQLLIGVSLGVRFSREFLHTAPRFLSGVALYTVLALMVSALFGWALSALSGAHPATVILGTTPGGIAEMCITAKVLEIGVPLVTAFHVIRMAFVVLATGPLYHCLKHRVAPGETE, from the coding sequence ATGCCGCTTGCCGCCAACCGCTGGCTGTCCGCGCTGCCCACGCTGGCGCTCGGGCTGGCCGCCGCCCTGCTCTGTACCTTCCTGCATACGCCGCTGCCGTGGATGATCGGGCCGCTGCTGGCGGTGGCCGCCGCGCGCATGGCCGGCGCCGACCTGCGCGCGCCGGCGCAGGCGCGCAATGCCGGCCAATGGGTGATCGGCGCCTCGCTCGGGCTGTATTTCACCCCGGATGTGGTGGCGCGGCTGGTGGAGTACCTGCCGTACATCGTGGCCAGCTCGCTGTTCGCGCTGGCGCTGGGCGCGGGCGGCGCGCTGCTGCTGCGGCGGGCCACCGGCGTCGCCTTCAAGACCGCGTTCTTCTCCACCGCCATCGGCGGCGCCTCGGAGATGGCCAACCTGGCCGAACGCAACGGCGCGCGCATCGACCAGGTCGCGGCCGCGCATTCGCTGCGGGTGCTGATGGTGGTGGTGATGGTGCCGGCGATCTTCCAGTACGGTGGCATCCACGGGCTCGACCCGTATATCCCCGGGCCGCGCGTGGTCAGCGCGCCGGGTCTGGTGGCGCTGGTGGCGATCACGCTGGGCGTGGCGCTGCTGGTGAAGCGGCTGAACATGCCCAACCCGTTCGTGATCGGCACGCTGCTGGCGGCGGCGGTGCTGACCGCCTGCGGCATCGAGCTGTCGGCGATTCCCACCTGGATGAGCCGGGCCGGCCAGCTGCTGATCGGGGTGTCGCTGGGGGTGCGCTTCTCGCGCGAGTTCCTGCATACCGCGCCGCGCTTCCTGTCGGGCGTGGCGCTGTACACCGTGCTGGCGCTGATGGTGTCGGCGCTGTTCGGCTGGGCGCTGTCGGCGCTGTCGGGCGCGCACCCGGCCACGGTGATCCTGGGCACCACCCCGGGCGGCATCGCCGAGATGTGCATCACCGCCAAGGTGCTGGAGATCGGGGTGCCGCTGGTGACCGCCTTCCACGTGATCCGGATGGCGTTCGTGGTGCTGGCCACCGGGCCCCTGTATCATTGCCTCAAACATCGCGTCGCGCCCGGGGAGACGGAATAG
- a CDS encoding Bug family tripartite tricarboxylate transporter substrate binding protein: MRRTYFRFAHAVMASATVAAAAMAAPAFAIDNVKVMIGANPGGGFDQTGRSLGAAMIAAGQAKAASYDNKGGAGGTIALTQFVNTDKGNPNALMVVGAVMVGAIETNKPPVTLKNATPIARLFADTMVITVPASSPIKSVKDLTTQLKANPGSVSWGGGSKGSIDHILAGLIAKETGVDPKKVNYVPFQGGGEASASIMGGHVTVGIAGVSEFLPFIKSGKMRALAVTSKDRVADIPTLKEQGVNVEIYNWRGVYGAPGTTPEQRKAMIDAVVKATESKAWKDTLQKNDWTPFLLTGDEFGKFVDSESTRLGGTLRELGVAK, from the coding sequence ATGCGCCGTACCTATTTCCGCTTCGCCCATGCCGTGATGGCATCCGCCACCGTTGCCGCCGCTGCCATGGCCGCGCCCGCCTTCGCCATCGACAACGTCAAGGTCATGATCGGCGCGAACCCGGGTGGCGGTTTCGACCAGACCGGCCGCTCGCTGGGCGCGGCGATGATTGCCGCGGGCCAGGCCAAGGCCGCCTCGTACGACAACAAGGGTGGCGCCGGCGGCACCATCGCCCTGACCCAGTTCGTCAACACCGACAAGGGCAACCCCAATGCGCTGATGGTGGTGGGCGCGGTGATGGTCGGCGCGATCGAGACCAACAAGCCGCCGGTCACGCTGAAGAACGCGACCCCGATCGCGCGCCTGTTCGCCGACACCATGGTCATCACCGTGCCGGCCAGCTCGCCGATCAAGTCGGTCAAGGACCTGACCACGCAACTCAAGGCCAATCCGGGCAGCGTCAGCTGGGGCGGCGGCTCCAAGGGCTCGATCGACCATATCCTGGCCGGCCTGATCGCCAAGGAGACCGGCGTCGACCCGAAGAAGGTCAACTACGTGCCGTTCCAGGGCGGCGGCGAAGCCTCGGCCTCGATCATGGGCGGGCACGTGACGGTGGGCATCGCCGGCGTGTCGGAATTCCTGCCCTTTATCAAGAGCGGCAAGATGCGCGCACTGGCGGTCACCTCCAAGGACCGCGTTGCCGACATCCCGACGCTGAAGGAGCAAGGCGTCAACGTCGAGATCTATAACTGGCGCGGTGTGTACGGCGCGCCGGGCACCACGCCGGAGCAGCGCAAGGCCATGATCGACGCGGTGGTCAAGGCCACCGAGAGCAAGGCCTGGAAGGACACGCTGCAGAAGAACGACTGGACCCCGTTCCTGCTGACGGGTGACGAGTTCGGCAAGTTCGTCGACAGCGAATCGACCCGACTGGGCGGCACGCTGCGTGAACTGGGTGTGGCCAAGTAA
- a CDS encoding tripartite tricarboxylate transporter TctB family protein: MKPSHLAIGIAVLAISLFFFLGLSGITGDEGYAGLSPRFVPTLVALGLAVCGALLTWQGVRGGFRNMPEEDAELPNAPHNFGGFIWVAAGLVLNMALIGTLGFVLSSTLLMVCVARGYGSRRLVRDAIVGLCITVPMWALFEFLLGINLPLLPIAGF; this comes from the coding sequence ATGAAACCCTCGCACCTCGCCATCGGCATCGCCGTGCTGGCAATCTCGCTGTTCTTCTTCCTCGGGCTGTCGGGCATTACCGGCGACGAGGGCTATGCCGGCCTGTCGCCGCGCTTCGTGCCCACGCTGGTCGCGCTCGGCCTGGCCGTGTGCGGCGCGCTGCTGACCTGGCAGGGCGTGCGCGGCGGTTTCCGCAACATGCCGGAAGAGGATGCGGAGCTGCCCAACGCGCCGCACAACTTCGGCGGCTTCATCTGGGTCGCCGCGGGCCTGGTGCTGAACATGGCGCTGATCGGTACGCTCGGCTTCGTGCTGTCGTCGACGCTGCTGATGGTCTGCGTCGCGCGCGGCTACGGCAGCCGCCGCCTGGTGCGCGACGCCATCGTCGGGCTGTGCATCACGGTGCCGATGTGGGCGCTGTTTGAATTCCTGCTCGGCATCAACCTGCCGCTGCTCCCCATCGCCGGCTTCTGA